From a region of the Phaseolus vulgaris cultivar G19833 chromosome 6, P. vulgaris v2.0, whole genome shotgun sequence genome:
- the LOC137832959 gene encoding uncharacterized mitochondrial protein AtMg00240-like, which translates to MEACKAAATPMSTNCYLEADEAGLEVNQTMYMGLIGSLLYLTASQPDIMFVVCLCARFQSCLKESHLKAAKRILKYLKGTISMGLWYPSLSPIHLVGYSDSDFASCKLDRKSTSGTCHLLGLSLIHGIDSTDSKRRTFLRASQGFVSIKYGEIVEDGKL; encoded by the exons ATGGAAGCATGTAAAGCAGCAGCAACTCCAATGTCAACAAACTGCTATCTAGAAGCTGATGAAGCTGGACTAGAGGTTAATCAAACCATGTACATGGGTTTAATAGGTTCTCTTCTTTATCTAACTGCAAGCCAACCAGACATTATGTTCGTTGTGTGTCTTTGTGCTAGATTCCAATCCTGCCTCAAGGAATCACAtctcaaagctgcaaaaaggatCTTGAAATATCTAAAAGGCACAATATCCATGGGCTTATGGTATCCCTCTCTCTCTCCTATACATTTGGTAGGTTATTCTGATTCGGATTTTGCAAGTTGCAAATTAGATAGGAAGAGTACAAGTGGAACATGTCACTTGCTTGGATTAAGCCTCATTCATGGCATA GATTCAACAGATTCTAAACGAAGAACATTCCTAAGAGCATCccagggatttgtctccatcaaatatggggagattgttgaagatgggaagctttga
- the LOC137830916 gene encoding acetylornithine aminotransferase, mitochondrial, whose translation MNAVYISPNHLISLPCYKPRQFFSSARESTLSGRTPLIQIRGRSIVSACLNVDVAAHNTSKSKLEKTKDVIEMEGKFLVGTYARTPVVLERGEGCKLYDVEGREYLDLSSGIAVNALGHGDVDWLKAVVEQAATLTHTSNIFYTIPQVKLAKRLVDSSFADRVFFSNSGTEANEAAIKFARKHQRHTTTNGKEPATEFIAFSNGFHGRTLGALALTSKVQYRTPFEPIMPGVTFLEYGDAQAATELIKQGKIAAVFVEPLQGEGGIYSATKEFLQSLRNACDETGTLLVFDEVQCGLGRTGLLWAHEAYGVFPDMMTLAKPLAGGLPIGLVLVTESVASSINYGDHGSTFAGNPLVCSAAIAVFDKISKPEFLSSVSKKGLYFKELLRQKLGGNRHVREIRGVGLIIGVDLDVSASPFVEACQNSGLLVLTAGKGNVVRIVPPLIITEKEIEQAVHILFQNLKVLDK comes from the exons ATGAATGCAGTTTACATTTCTCCGAACCATTTAATTTCTCTACCATGTTACAAACCCAGGCAATTTTTCAGTTCCGCAAGAGAGAGCACTTTGAGTGGAAGAACTCCTCTTATTCAGATTAGAGGCCGGAGTATTGTAAGTGCATGTCTTAATGTGGATGTTGCTGCACATAACACCAGCAAGTCAAAATTGGAGAAAACTAAGGATGTGATAGAGATGGAAGGGAAGTTTTTGGTGGGGACATATGCTAGAACACCAGTGGTGCTTGAGAGGGGGGAAGGTTGCAAGTTGTATGACGTTGAAGGGAGAGAATATTTAGATTTGAGTTCTGGGATTGCTGTCAATGCACTAGGACACGGTGATGTAGATTGGTTAAAAGCTGTTGTTGAACAGGCTGCCACCCTTACTCATACCAGCAATATATTCTACACAATACCTCAG GTAAAACTTGCAAAGCGTCTCGTGGATTCTTCTTTTGCCGATCGTGTGTTCTTTTCAAATTCTGGAACTGAAGCAAATGAAGCAGCTATTAAATTTGCCAGAAAACATCAGAGACACACAACTACTAATGGAAAAGAGCCAGCAACAGAATTCATTGCTTTTAGTAACGGCTTCCATGGGAGAACCTTGGGTGCACTTGCTTTGACAAGTAAAGTGCAATATAGAACACCTTTTGAACCCATTATGCCTGGAGTGACCTTTTTAGAGTATGGAGATGCTCAGGCTGCAACAGAGTTAATTAAGCAGGGCAAAATTGCTGCAGTTTTTGTGGAACCCCTCCAAGGAGAAGGTGGAATTTACAGTGCTACAAAAGAATTTCTACAGTCCCTGCGGAATGCTTGTGATGAAACTGGGACACTTCTTGTGTTTGATGAG GTTCAATGTGGTTTAGGTAGAACAGGGTTGTTATGGGCCCATGAGGCATATGGCGTCTTCCCTGATATGATGACCCTTGCAAAGCCTCTTGCGGGAGGCCTACCTATTGGACTTGTTTTAGTGACGGAGAGTGTTGCTTCTTCTATAAATTATGGTGATCATGGAAGCACTTTTGCAGGAAACCCTCTTGTTTGCAGTGCTGCTATTGCTGTTTTTGATAAAATATCAAAACCTGAGTTCCTGTCATCTGTATCTAAGAAAGGCCTCTACTTCAAAGAACTACTCAGGCAGAAGTTGGGAGGAAACCGACATGTGAGAGAAATTCGTGGTGTTGGGCTAATCATAGGAGTAGATTTAGATGTATCTGCCTCGCCCTTTGTCGAAGCTTGTCAAAATTCTGGCCTGTTAGTGTTAACTGCTGGAAAAGGAAATGTAGTGAGGATTGTTCCACCATTGATCATAACAGAGAAGGAGATCGAGCAAGCTGTCCACATTTTGTTCCAAAATTTAAAAGTTCTTGATAAGTAG